gtaatcCGTATTTGAGTTTTGGATTCTTTTTTTAtgcgatgcgtgacgcccagGCAGACGTTTCCTTGGCCAAATGGCTTCGGGCACAACTTGGGTTCAAAGACTCAATGGTCACGGGATTTTGCAATTCACACCATGTATCGCATTTCGCTACGTTCTTCATCGATGCGAGAGCCGAGATATGCGTTGCCGAGAATCAGTTTTGAGTTTTGGATTCTTATCTCAATTAAATATGGATCAATTCAATATTAGATATTTTTGGAATATTTAACATGCATGGACAAATTAAACCGAACACTCCTTgtatgaaacaaaaaaaaaaagtaaacctGACGTTTTCTTCAAAGTATCAATCACTTAATTAAACGCagtaaataattaagtttaagtgagttaaaaataattaaagtcgTCTTTAAAAGTATTTATTCCTAAGTTAAAATAAGGTCCCACCcgtttatttttcattttatgctCGTTCTATACTAATATTCCTATAGCATAATCAAAGTAGATAGATAACCAAGCATGACAATTTTACCAAAATAAAGAATTAAGACCACATGcataatttaccatttaaaacTAAGCATAATGTACCCAAAAACTCGTAGTCATTCATGTTTGTCAGATAAGGTAATGAAGTTTAAGATGCTTACATGATTATCATGGACAAACAATTTTGTTCCAATGGGAATTGAGAAGTATTTCAATCTTTTGGTAATTAAAAGCTTGTAATAACTATCCTAAAAAAGCTTGTAATATCTGTTGTAAATAAAACAGATTGTTGATTGGTGTGAAGAAGGTTATGTCCAAAATTGTGGATATGTGATTGAATATAAAACTACAACATTCATGCCATTTTTTCTCAATCTATTTATACTATGTTGTTGATTTCAGACGGGATTAACATCCCTAGTTATATTTGTTCTCAATCTATTTATTAGTCTAGCTTATtgcataaaacaaaaaattgttTCAAATGCCGAATTCTGCATCTAGTTTCTTTCACAATTTTAATCTTACGTTTCAAGGCCTCCtcgctttttttttttaaataaaaatgctCAAGCCTGAAAGGGAGGCGAGCCAGAATTTGTTACAAAGAACATGAAAAAACAAAAGCCAAGCATCTAGAGCGACAATCAAACCAAAAACAAAGACAAGGCCGCCCACGAAAAGTCCAACAACAAACCTATAGAAGTGACCAAACAGACCAACACCGGCACAAAACCAGACAACTCACTCAAAGATAAAGCTATCAGACCTGAAGACCATTCCCCGGTTCGTTCGAGCTATGGGTCCTGACCATCTCTTCAAATCATTTAACTTTTCGAGAGCTTGTTCAGGGGAGAAGGGAAAATCATGGCACCAACCCTGAGTCCACAAGCCAAGCTGCCAGAAAAGTTTCCTTTTTTTCCAAAATCCCAGTTTGGATTCAAGCCTTGAAAGACCACCTTATTCCGGATATTTCAAATGGACCATGTAATGACATAGAAAAGTGACATCCAAATATTCTTATCAAACTTTACAAAAGGCGCCACATTCTAAGATATAAGACCTGCCTTTGCTTAGTTTGGGAGACAGTAAGAAAAGTTCCATTCCATTGATGACAACAGTAGTACCACAAGTTGCTGGAGAATCtgcatttaaaaaaaagatgatCGATGGTTTCACTTTCATCCTTGCATAGCGCACACCTATCATCATCAATAGTAAGCCTCACGTATTTTTCGATTATGTTAAATCTACCAAATATTTCCCCGTAATTGTGACATAATTTCTCTTGAATCCCACATAATACAAATATAGAGGTGTGATATGTTGCTaactttcttaaattgctaactttgttaactcatcaatgcagtatattaaaaatgtcaacacgatgacattgaaatgtcaacataaacttagttaatattttaatagagtttgttgacattgatatcaaaatgtcaacacaaatttgtgttttttaatgtgatcgtgttgacatttttaatataatgcGTTTGATGAGTTTAGCAagttaacaatttaagaaaaatttagCATTATAGGCACCtcaatacatatatatgtatttaaGATGTTTTCCATAAGATAAAGGCGATAATCTTTTATACTAGTATAAGTATTATTACTCCATTCCTTATAAGATAATGGATTCACATTCTTTATTGGAACATCCAGGGACGGAGATAGCGTTGGCCAAGCCCCCGCTCAAGCGGTGGCTTGGCCGGTGCCGAACTCATTACCCAGCCATGACTACCCCGGTGCAGATGTCGTGTCTGTTATATTGAGAAATTTAATATCCGTGAAAGACTTAATTTTTGATGTGTtttgagaagagagaagaagaatgaGTAAATTGTATCGccaaagaagaaagaagaaagaagaagaaaataaattgcAGACCGGAGTAGATTTCgcaaggaggaagaagatgataCGGCGGCGTGTTTATCAGGTTTAGATCAATTGGGCTTTTTAATGggttttgattaatttggtcaaaagAGCCCAATTTAAATGATTTGGTTTATAACCCATTACtatttaaaaagttaataaaCAAGTTTGGTAATTGAAATAgactataatttattttatttaaataaatatattacgtAATTAAACAACTCCATTACATTATTTCtgtattaaatttaattgggtTCATCTAAATTATATGATATACTTTAAACAAAAgaagtatatatattatatgtatataaataacTTATTTGAAAtacataaaatcaaattaaatgagaaaataacaaaattacaaCAATTTAGATTAGTTTTGATTCTAATACCTCTTTTCATAAATGTATTTTGATTTAATACCTTATTtaacttaatattttattttcctacaTCATGTTGGTTTTCAGATTTCaaacaatattaatttttaaatttgatatcacattttttttgttttatttaatttttaaaaaatgaacaGAACAACGACTCAAATTAAGTAAACTGATTgtatctctctttctttctctatattataaattactttttcaattttattattatttaaatatttaaatattattaaaatttgactaaaggcccattttgatccttaacatattgcgattttttttattttggtcaaaaacagtatcttttgaattattcggtccatcacaaataaaaacgggtcacattgggtgaggctgagggatgaTGAAAGGTGGACGTtgtggcggaggtggtgagggaggtttgggtttagggtttccgtcaaatttgacggaaccgtccaaaatggcccaaatgtgacccgtttttatttgtgagagaccgaataattcaaaagataatattaaggaccaaaatgggcctttagtcttaaaattttattaaatttcagCACCGGCTAATGTGTATTTCTGGTTCCGTCCCTGGGAACATCCCAATATAAATGGTACATTTTCTTAGCAAAAATTAACTCTTAGTTCtctttaccatttttttattagaaaaaaatgCTCAAATCATTGAAGAATGATGAGCTAAAGAGCAACAACTACAGAAAACCTAGCCCCAAACAAGCTGCTCCACCCGGCCCCAAACAAGCTGCTCTAGACAGCAGTAtactcaaacaaaacaaaaaagacAACCAAGGCATGCAGGGCATGACACAACACAACCCCCAAAAAAAGACATCCAAAAAGGTAAAGCCAAGCAACACAAAAAACAAGAAAGAAGGGGGCAGCCATTGATCCTGTAATCAAGCAAGCAACGGGTAGCAAACGAGAGGCGGAAAAGGGTACCACTTCAATCCAGGGAGAGGGCGTAGAATAAGAAAGTCTTGCTTCAGCTCGTCAACAAAGCTGATCAAAGCAGTTAACCTCCAAAAATAGCCTTTGAGTTTGCCCAACTTCTGACATCATTGAAGCTATACATCACTTGTCCGGGTGAAAATGGGAGCTCTGGGCACCATCCTCTCATCCATACACCAAGGTGCCAAAAAAGTCAGTTCTTTTCAAACTCCCAGTTGGGCTTAAATTCATGGAATGTGATCTTATTCTATTTGCTATTTTATTCACTATCTACTTTATTTTCGTTTTTCTCTCTCAGTTATACCatctctaattttattttatctttaataGTTAATCTTTCCACTTAACTCACTAGACAGTAGTATTTTCTTAATTCACGTGTCCAAAAAGCATACATCATTTTACTCGAGATCGATGGAGTAAtttatatatagtactccctccgttctatagtagtggagtcattttgtcattttggtacgttccataataATTGAGTCACTTCCTTTTTCAGTTAAAGTCCACACATTTATTCTCggttactttactctctcttcatatctctgtctttttcattttgactttattcttcctttacttaACTTACTTAAcgcaatttttcttaatctccgtgccgaaaaaaaTGTCACACtactatagaacggagggagtagtttgcAAGTTCGTACAAGGAATCTTAGCTATAAAAAATGGCTAAAATAACAAATACTCCCTACGTGAcacacttttttaaaaaatttatatctcaatcaagatgacacatttccatttttaataattttctctctccaattaattcacccattcatttttttctttctcctattaaatattcaactcatttttctctctacatttaatacttacaccatTATTTTCTCTCCAGTTAACATCATTATctaataactcctaaaatcctgTGCTAAATTACTTACACCATTATTTTCTCTCCAGTTAACATCATTATctaataactcctaaaatcctgTGCTAAATTAAGAAATGTTCATTATctaataactcctaaaatcctgTGCTAAATTAAGAAATGTGTCGTGTTAGCCGAGATGGATAGAGTAATACATACTAAGTGCAATTAGAAACATTTGCACCTAAAGATACACAAAAACAAATAACCCACCAATAACTAATTAAAACAATACCAAGACTAAATTCTAACAGTCctatttttatactactatataattgGATGTACTAGAAGAACAAAAGATTTAATCTATATTAGAGAGCAAGCAAATAGCAATGCTAACTACATATACTGTACTAGTCTGTCTTAGAATCAAAGTTGCTAATTTACACGCTGCCTAACACAACATTACCAAGGTGCGTCAACCTCTACTTGAAACTTGAGCTCAAAGCTCTCTTTCTTACTCCTTAACTTCTCTATTTCCTCATCACTTTTCGCAGAAACTTCTCTTAGTTCCACAATCTTTGCTTCATGTTTCTGAATCTCATCTTTGATTCTGTTTTGCTCCTTCTGCACTTCCAAGAACCTTCTTATCTCTGAGCTGTCTTCCGTCTCGAAAGCCAACTTTTGCAGTTCACGTAAACGTGATCGTATGAACCCCACGTTCAAGCCCAGAAGCTCGAAGGACCTCAGAGACTTTTCCCATACTTCAAAATCCTTCCTTGGGTTGGTCGGCTTGCAGCCGCGTATGGAATCAATAATGTTTATAGTTTCGACAATCATACCAGCGGCTAGCTTGCTGTAGAGGCCTGGAAGAAGTCGGTCGTGAAGAAATGAATTCTTGCTGCAGCAGAGTTCGTAGTACTTTCTGTGAATGTCTTCTGGAAGGTCAGAGTCGATGCATACTCCATTCACCACAATGTGAAATTCCTCGATAGTTTTTACATCTTTGAAATGAAAAGATCCGGATAACTTGGCACCTTCTAAGACTTCAGAAGCAACCTCATCACTATCGTTTCCAGAATGTTCCTCTAGCAGACCAATTTGGGGTCCTACCGGACCTGCCTTTTGTTTCTTCTTCTGCACGACCATTATGGGAAGAGATTTCGGACGTCTCTTGGTCTTGCTTTGAGCATCCACAGCTGCTTCAGTATTTGAAGTTTCAGGTTATTTTAACATCCAGCTCACAAGAAAAGAATAAGCGCCACCGTGGGAatataatttaaacaaaaaaaaagaaaattaaccGCGAACCTGCATCATTTTGCTTTGTTTGTGAATCCAAAATTAGAAGGCTAAGCGCACCATCGACTTCATTCATATCATTTGCTCTTATTATGTATACCTACAAGATGAGAAGACAATATTAGAATCATAATAACAACCAAAATGCTAAAGTTGGATTATTAATAGCACCATGGAGGAAATATTTAGTAGAGAATATGCAAAGACAAATGATTTATAAGAATACAACAAATAGTATTGACAACCTGCCACAGTAATCGGAATACATTTCTCATTCAGCAGTAGATAGTTCAGTTTTAGGACAACAAATGTTCAACTATAACAGTTTCTGCCAATGGacttatttataattattggaATTCATCAACCCAATATGGTACAATTACCTTAAACACCTGAGAGGATTATTACTTTCACAATTTAAAGGTGAGACATTTTGAGAAGATTATTGGTATAATTGATcataaaaggaaaatgcttaaCGGTTGCTCTTTTGGATATGAAGATATTGTAACAGTAGAGCGGTGAATAGAATAACTGACTCAGTTAGGAAGGGGTAGCTAGCAACAATTGGCAGCAGTTGAGTGATAAATGTGACATACATAGTCGAGATATGAGAAATATGAAAGCTAAATTGCTATGAAACAGTGCCTGACTGCATCACCTTAAACCGGCAGGGGCCAATAAGTTGGAAGATCAGAACATCCCCTTCGACCAATTTATTTCCGGCAACAAACTTTCTCCATCCAGCACTTAGACCCGTCTTGTTTGAGATATATTTAATTGGAAACTCTTcaccattttcatcttcaagaATAACTTCAATGTCATTGCCAGGTAAATGTATCTTACAGAATGGCCCAGGAAGACCCTGCACAGAAATGGTAATGCAAATCGAAGGTGAAAATGCTAATGAACAAAAACATTCAAGGCTTAACAACGACACCGCTCCAGACATACCATCCAGAAACAGCTGGCAACATGTGATCTCACTAATGATTTCATGAAAGAAGGATGATCACTACTCAAACTCAACAGGAATTCCTCAGCTCGGATCATGGTAGGTGACTTGATTTGGACAGCAATGTTTGACTCACCACCATCTCCTTTACTGCCCCAAAAGAGAAGATGAGTGTTAGCAAGCACTTTCTATAGAAGGTTTGTGTAGTTTCATGTATGGAACTAACCTCCGTGATCTTCTTCCACTTTCAGGAACACCCTGCTCAACAATTTCCACATAAGTTCAGAGATTAGTGAACAGAATTCACATCCATTCGCCTTGACAGCTCTCCATAACACTAAATTTTCTTAAAGAAAGGCACATAAGGTGCAAAGGGTAGAGCAAGATGCATCATCATAATGAACTATTATTAGCACGGAGTGAGCAAAGAAAAGTTATCAAAAATCACAATTGGAGTTCCTAATATTAGAAAACTGAGTTCCTTTACTATCTTCAGAGGCTATAGTGAAGTCTGCTAAAATAAATTGGGGAAAACAGGAACTGGATATTGTGCATCGCATCCATCTGCTTATCATCTTCTCTGATCAAAACAGGTCAAACTAAAAGCTTTAAATCAACAGAAAACCCTAAAAGCATTAACCAGCAAACCAATTCACTACATTTGAACTTCAAACCACTCTATCATATGAAAACGGGGGGACTCTCACATCTTTCGGTTTCGACGAAGTGAAACTCTTCCTCCTCCGCACAAAATTAGGCGAAATCTCGTCGATCAGCTCCTTCGGCTTCCTCTTCCTCTTGCCCTAAATCCACCAAACAGCGCCAGATCTGATACATTAACAGGAGCAAAAACATCCACAGCAGTATAAAGTTGGGAAAACTCACGGAAACAAGGAGCGGATCAAAACCAGGAACCCGATCCTCACGAATCTGCGCCGTCTCCACCGCTTCCTTCTTCATCTCCTGGTCCTCACCTCCGATGCGGCTCTCCTGATTCTGGTGGACTATTTTGAGCTTCATTTCCTCCACAAGTCAACTTTTTTCAACTCTCCAGGGCGTTAAAGAaaacacctctctctctctcacacacacacacactcttcTCCTTCAATTTTCAGGTAGTatctttatatttataataaagagAGTGATACAAAAACTGGAATCAATAAATATGCAGATAttttggagaagaaggcaatgGAGATTTGGGATTCAGGATCTGCAATTACAGGCCGCTTTTTAAAGCACGATTCCAGGGCCTGGAAAACTCTCACATTAATATGGATTATTTTTTAGCAAGAACATCAatttttttggaatttaattGAAACAAACTTTCATTTAGAAAGAAATCAACTGGATTCCGATTGAGATTGAGAGTTGAGACTATGATTCCTATTGAAAATggtaaaacaaaaaaacacaatGTACCAATTTCAAAGGTTTTCATTCTACAAAAATGTTGCATTTTCACTGCTAAGTTGAATATTTGTttagaaaatagaaataaggAAATGTTTGATTCGTTACTGAAACAAGTTTTTGGTCCAATTTCAATCCAAGTCGTAATGGAATTTAGAGTTTATTAAACTATTATCAGTGTCTTCTGCATGGAGCATGTTGGAGTGCAATCATTTTGAGGCGAAAAAAGTCTTAGTAATTTTAAAATCAATGTCAAAATTAAaaagatttgtttttttttttttaatttctacgGTTCTACCTGTCGCTCACCTCCTTCAACACATCTCAAATAGACTCAATTCAAATGTTTCTGATAATGGTAAGCAATGTTATTAGAGCTCTTGATCTCATAAGAATTACTCCTCATTCCTCTCATTAATGTTAGGTCGTCGTAGTTCTTTTTGGGCCATTTTGTTacagttataatttttttttgatagaaaataacacacttaGTTTATTTTAGGGTATTTACATTGAATACCCTTTGGCCATGCCACAATTTCAATCACCTcatcattcttttattttttctgaCCATAATGGACACCCTCTCCACACATTAATTTGCACCTTTCATTGTTTCACTTTTTTATTGATATACGAGACAATATATAACACGGGTTATGTTTATATCCGATAGTTCTACTTCCCTAACGCGCTCGAAGATTAAACTGAACACAAAATTGTTTGTTTCTTGAGACGAACGTGTCATAGCCGTTCTTACTAAGGATAACAAGCACGGTTAAGTTATGACTAAGAGAAGCgagaaagaaatagaaaaagaaaataataacaTTACGACAGCATTTAACTAAAAACTTAACTAAATACTCAAAACTTCCAAAAGAGTATTTAGTGATATTAAATCATAAGGAAAAGAATCAATGCAGAATATAAGTTTCAAAGAAGTCAATGTCATCATAGTACTTTTAAAGAAAATGGaagattttagaaaataaagcAGCAGAATAGAATTCTAGCGAGAGTTAGAGAATTCTGTGACTGATGTGGGACGGAATGGTGTCACTCATTGTCATAGAGAGCTCGGTTGTCTTCCAATTTTTTACTGTGGCAGCGGCGTAAGCAATGCCGGTACGGCTGGTGCTGTCACCTTCTCTTTTGGCATTGCCTCCTCGATGTCTAAAGCTCAGCCTTAGACTCAGTGTAGGATAGTCTCTCATGACTAGCCAATGTCATCCGAATTTCGTGCTTGAATCTCTCTGGCATCTTATCATCAGTTACCACTTGCATACCTTGACATGTCGCCGAAAGTCCGATCATACTCTGTCATGGACATCCTCCTTTGCttgaggtttttttttttttttaattaaccatatatatgaaggaggaaattacaaatcaactcctataacaaggaggaaagacaaattacgccacccagagtttgaactcgagacctccaaagacaaattacgccacccagagtttgaactcgagacctccaagaTGGaggcggtatccagcaccctttaccgctaggccaaggggcttggatccTCCTTTGCTTGAGGTTGTAGAATTAAACCTTCTTGTCTCGCTCATAGCTTAGGGGAATCTACTTGTCATAAGTCTAATTCTTAAAAACCTCCCAAGTTAGGACTGTCAATTCCTCGGTCAAAAAATTACATTTCTAAATCTTCAACACAAGTCTcccattattttattatatgaaTAAACTAGCCTTGCGTCATGTTTTTCGACTAATCAATTGTTTcagattttggttttgaaaaatcaactctaattattttattttaatcaagaattctaattatttttattatcctgCTGaacttattttctctttttatgcGAGATCTGGAATGGCCCAGTTTGGAAATTGCCCTCTAAATTAGGTGCAGAAAAAAAAGGTTTTAcctatttaattattataattgaaAGACTTTATCCAAAGAAAAGAATTCACATCTATTGCAGAGTACTTTTGTAATTTGCTCCATCAGCAATTGGCTAACTTGGAGACAAAATATGGAGTATGTTAGAGATTAGACTCTGATTTTCGAAGAAGATAAACTCGAATTGAAGAACAAGAAAAGTGATTCTTgaagggagagagaaagagagagattcTTGATGACCGAAAACTAAAAGACTCTTATTGAAACTGATTGATTCAATACAACCAAAACCCTCAATGGTTTTATATCTACACACAAGCTAATAGCATAAATAAGCTAAGCTAAAATAGAATTCGGTTTCGGTTGGAGGAGTTGTTTCAAACGGCTAGTTCCAATGGTCATTTCCTAACTAACTCAAGAACGCACCGAGCTTGCTTCTCTTCATCTTTTCAAGCTGAATGTTGATCCACCTttaacaatctccaccttggactAACCATTCAGCTTTGGACATCAACAATGCTCATATTCAACAACCTCAAACAGTAATCAAACTTCTCCTTACTCACAGGCTTAGTAAGCATATTAGAAGGGTTGTGGGCTGTGTCAATCTTCTCCACCTTCA
This sequence is a window from Salvia splendens isolate huo1 chromosome 5, SspV2, whole genome shotgun sequence. Protein-coding genes within it:
- the LOC121802735 gene encoding B3 domain-containing protein Os01g0234100-like isoform X1; protein product: MKLKIVHQNQESRIGGEDQEMKKEAVETAQIREDRVPGFDPLLVSGKRKRKPKELIDEISPNFVRRRKSFTSSKPKDGVPESGRRSRSKGDGGESNIAVQIKSPTMIRAEEFLLSLSSDHPSFMKSLVRSHVASCFWMGLPGPFCKIHLPGNDIEVILEDENGEEFPIKYISNKTGLSAGWRKFVAGNKLVEGDVLIFQLIGPCRFKVYIIRANDMNEVDGALSLLILDSQTKQNDAAAVDAQSKTKRRPKSLPIMVVQKKKQKAGPVGPQIGLLEEHSGNDSDEVASEVLEGAKLSGSFHFKDVKTIEEFHIVVNGVCIDSDLPEDIHRKYYELCCSKNSFLHDRLLPGLYSKLAAGMIVETINIIDSIRGCKPTNPRKDFEVWEKSLRSFELLGLNVGFIRSRLRELQKLAFETEDSSEIRRFLEVQKEQNRIKDEIQKHEAKIVELREVSAKSDEEIEKLRSKKESFELKFQVEVDAPW
- the LOC121802735 gene encoding B3 domain-containing protein Os01g0234100-like isoform X2 yields the protein MKLKIVHQNQESRIGGEDQEMKKEAVETAQIREDRVPGFDPLLVSGKRKRKPKELIDEISPNFVRRRKSFTSSKPKDGVPESGRRSRSKGDGGESNIAVQIKSPTMIRAEEFLLSLSSDHPSFMKSLVRSHVASCFWMGLPGPFCKIHLPGNDIEVILEDENGEEFPIKYISNKTGLSAGWRKFVAGNKLVEGDVLIFQLIGPCRFKVYIIRANDMNEVDGALSLLILDSQTKQNDAAVDAQSKTKRRPKSLPIMVVQKKKQKAGPVGPQIGLLEEHSGNDSDEVASEVLEGAKLSGSFHFKDVKTIEEFHIVVNGVCIDSDLPEDIHRKYYELCCSKNSFLHDRLLPGLYSKLAAGMIVETINIIDSIRGCKPTNPRKDFEVWEKSLRSFELLGLNVGFIRSRLRELQKLAFETEDSSEIRRFLEVQKEQNRIKDEIQKHEAKIVELREVSAKSDEEIEKLRSKKESFELKFQVEVDAPW